TCTACCAAAGCCACATTTGACAAAGATATAGCAATCTAACAAACTGCGGTACACTTACTCATTGAAAGCTTGCAATCCATACTGTCCAATCTTTCATTCATGGCAGCAACTGTCTGTCTCAGTTCATTCCGCTCCCTCAGCGCTTTTTCGTAAGGCTCCTGCCAAGTAtatttcttcaattttttctGGTTATGGCCGGTGATCTCGTGCCTTTTTGAAGATGACTGAGTACAACGAATAGTAAGGAGTTGAAAAAGATTGAATAAATTCGAGAAGTGTACATTTTAATGCTTACTTGAGACTCTCGGgcagctttatttttttctagCGCACTTGAGGCATGCTGACTCAGTATGCTCTCATAAGCAGCGCTTTTGGATGCTGCCTGACTTTGTTTGAGTTTTTTGTGTGCCTgcagaaagaaatgaaaacaaataaGCAATGTTCGACTGAAACATGGCAAACGTTTAGAGCACTTAGTGTAGTACCTCTTTTGCAGTCAGTGTGCTGTTTGCTGCTGGCTGCTGTAAGTCGAGGTCGATAAGCTCTTCTTCATGCTCAATGTCTGAAGCATTTATTACAGGCCGCGGAAGACGCTTGTTGCTTCTTTGCTTATGCAACTCTTCTTCCGAGTCTGTTATGCACAAATATAAAGTCAAAATGCGTCAATATTAGATTGGAAAAGCTGCAGGCGATGATAACAtgggcacacacacatacactcaaAGAAAGGTAAGAGTAAAGTGGGctcctttttgtcccacaacaataattgtcgTCTTGCGTCATTCTTGTTGCATTATCGCCGCGCGCCCAGCACTCTACGGTCACGAACGGCGCGCGTTGTCAGCGTGACGTATATCGTTACTGGCAGGAAAGAGGGCAGTGCCGCGTTTTCAAGAAAGGCAGCGCAAGCAGGCCAGATGAAGATTATTTCTACTTCTTTAGTGTGTGCTTAACAGTTCTGCACCACTGAGAAAAGCAAATTTGTTCAGCATAGGTATTACATTTAACACAAAGGCAACAAGCTAGAGCATCGAAATTTCTGCATGGTATATATGTGTTGGTTAATACCGTGCGGCCGGCAAAAGCTGTTTAGCAAATATGATGACTCCCAACAGTAATCCCTCAAGCAGAGAAGCATAACAATTACGAATAGCATTATTTGTAGACCACACGACTATAAGCAAGTGGGAGCATATGCTCCTCGATTGCTCATGTGATATATCAAACAATGTGATATGTGCGATGCGTTTGGCATGACGCTACTTATGGTGTCAAACCGCAATAAATTGCTAGCTTCATTTACTTACCTGCCAGCAGCAGGATTCTACAGGTGTACGATCCTGTAATATCCGGGTCTTCGTCGATCCAGAGTGTGGTATACACTTTGGTTTTGTTAAAATCGTCCTTGTTTACCGGGTGGAAGCCCTTGATATTGTGGACGGGTACTACGTACTCTTTCTGATCAAAGCTATTTAAAAACCGCACTAATGCGTACATATTGCTCACACGTACGCCGTGTTATGGCTGTGCACCACGAGAAAAACGTGCCTGAGTCGTTAGCACTACACTGACTACACACAACGACAGTAACAACGGACGAAGGCATGCACGGTCACAGGGCACGGGCAGGTGTATAGTGTACTAGATTAGTACACTATAGGCAGGTGTACAGTGGTTCTATGCTTCGGCCATGGCTTGGCTAAAAACGAAGCCAATAACTCGGCCGCTGAATAAACGTTTTGTACGTCAAAACAACAGGCGTTGGTCAAAATATCAATTGCCATTATTTTActcaaataaacaaaacacatAAAACAGTATCTTGTAAGCATTTATAATAACTACTTTGATATTTGAAGAAGTCAGTAAGCCAGGATTGAATAACTCTGATGGTAAGCCAGTCTCAACTGTTTGTACAGTCAAGCCGCGCCAAGCCATGCCATGAAGCATGTGAATGTCAGACGTCTTTTGTCACATGTGCGTCGACGTCGTAAACAACGTTTGATTGCCTATTAACTGTCTTATTATTCGTTCTTCATTTGAACCTCTTTGGACCACTTTAGCGTGCCCATCAGAAGCAAGCTGTGACAGGCGTGATGAGCACGAGTAAAAATAACCGCAAGCGATATCTAGAACCCGATGCGTGGAATGATCGTTTGCCGAAATCTACGCATTATGAAGTAAGAAAGAATGCTACCGCGCGTTCAACACCGCCTGCTATGGACGTCGGTTCAGAACATGTGGTCACAAGTGCGTCTGAATCCTCGGACGATGATGAAGCATCCGTGTCAGTCGAGGACATTGGACGAGAAAACAACATCGTAGGAGAAGAGTCGGCTGGCGACTGCGACACCGACGATGAATTGTCAGATCAACTCTCAAATGCGACGGAGCCGTCTGATGCTCTGCCAAGCTCCAACTTCTTTCGGTTGGAGTTTGCGCGCCCGCTTGGCAACGCAAACACCTTGTCTGTAGGGGATGCCCTCGTGCTTGTAATGGACTTCGCAATTAAGCATGGTTTGTCGTGGACTGCCATTGAAGACCTGTTAAAATTATGTAATAATATTTTAGGAACGAATCTGCTTCCAAACAGCAAGTACCTGTTCAGAAAGTTCACTGCAACTTCACCACAAGATATGAAGTTCTACTTTTACTGCCCGTTTTGCAATCGGCTGCTGGCCAAGACAGGTGGTAGCTTAAGTGAACGCAATAGTCTGACTGGTATGTGCTGTGGAAAGGGCTACACCGGCCGGAAGTTGACAGCAGATGGCTCCTTTTTTGTTGGCTTGCCATTAAAAAAGCAAATTTCATCCGTGCTCGCTGATGATGGTTTGAGAGAAGACCTTTACAAAtcattaaatgaaaaaaaagacacagaaaaTGCTAGTGTGTCAGATGTGACTGATGGTGCCTTCTATCTGACCCAGCGAAAAAAGCTTGGTTGCCAGAAAGATGACATCACATTAACTGTCAGTGCAGATGGAAGCCCTGTATTTAAATCAACTAACTACTCCATTTGGCCTGTACATCTGACTGTGAATGAGCTTCCACCACACAGACGGTGGAGCAACATCATTTGTGCGCTCTTGTGGTATGGTACCAAACATCCAGACATGACATTAGTTCTCGAGGCATTCGCCGAACAAATGAACGAACTCTCTACTGAAGGAATCTGCTGGAATGTGAATGGTCGACAAGTGCATTCAAAGGTATCCTGTGTCTCCTTAAAATATTGCACCTATTCAGTTTTGTTTTACTCACGCAGTTACATAGATGTAGTGCTAGGAATGCAAATGACAGCCTTCTCGAACTTTCTAGGTGTACTGCATAACTGCTGTTGCTGATGCACCAGCCCGGGCTTCCATGCAGAACGTCCTACAGTTCAATGGCTATTATGGCTGTTCCTGGTGCCTACATCCTGGAGAATTCATTGAAGGTATAATAATATCTACCTTTTTGCTGGTTATATGTGTTTATGAGTGTCACCTGTTATTTGTGTTCTGCCAAAGCTACATAAGTCTCGTCTTAACTTCTGCAGGATGTGTGAAGTACCCTGTTGGTTCAACTTTTGAAGACAGGACTGCAGCTAGCATGTTGACTGACATGCAAATGGCAGC
The nucleotide sequence above comes from Rhipicephalus microplus isolate Deutch F79 chromosome 2, USDA_Rmic, whole genome shotgun sequence. Encoded proteins:
- the LOC142796307 gene encoding uncharacterized protein LOC142796307 isoform X1; this encodes MSTSKNNRKRYLEPDAWNDRLPKSTHYEVRKNATARSTPPAMDVGSEHVVTSASESSDDDEASVSVEDIGRENNIVGEESAGDCDTDDELSDQLSNATEPSDALPSSNFFRLEFARPLGNANTLSVGDALVLVMDFAIKHGLSWTAIEDLLKLCNNILGTNLLPNSKYLFRKFTATSPQDMKFYFYCPFCNRLLAKTGGSLSERNSLTGMCCGKGYTGRKLTADGSFFVGLPLKKQISSVLADDGLREDLYKSLNEKKDTENASVSDVTDGAFYLTQRKKLGCQKDDITLTVSADGSPVFKSTNYSIWPVHLTVNELPPHRRWSNIICALLWYGTKHPDMTLVLEAFAEQMNELSTEGICWNVNGRQVHSKVYCITAVADAPARASMQNVLQFNGYYGCSWCLHPGEFIEGCVKYPVGSTFEDRTAASMLTDMQMAAKMKRSIKGVKGPSPLLNVPGFDIVWSFRPDYMHAVLLGVVRQVTELWFSDTGRACYIGSPRTLREADERLLSQRPPVCFNRTPRSLKLRKYWKASEWESWLLFYSLPCLKGILPAQFLEHFALLVSSVYTLLKSHVTSQEIDDCTLEITKFVVMTECNYEKAQMTSNMHTLLHLPKSVLLHGPLWAISCFEFESNMGNLVRLVSSSNGIPFQILSRILLMSNFNQLLSMASEEVKELCLHTKKKCMGVKLLGKPQVPSHDLMEFVNGKITGVQRIEEHSRICVNGCIMHTDNYNPGSRKRDSTAGKLGDDYVKIENIFNVCKVDGSSEIFIVSHNYQVKSFEGVSHLKVARKCASKAIHSISRSLRPCIYLNLNGTMFFAELCNRYGSF
- the LOC142796307 gene encoding uncharacterized protein LOC142796307 isoform X2, which codes for MSTSKNNRKRYLEPDAWNDRLPKSTHYEVRKNATARSTPPAMDVGSEHVVTSASESSDDDEASVSVEDIGRENNIVGEESAGDCDTDDELSDQLSNATEPSDALPSSNFFRLEFARPLGNANTLSVGDALVLVMDFAIKHGLSWTAIEDLLKLCNNILGTNLLPNSKYLFRKFTATSPQDMKFYFYCPFCNRLLAKTGGSLSERNSLTGMCCGKGYTGRKLTADGSFFVGLPLKKQISSVLADDGLREDLYKSLNEKKDTENASVSDVTDGAFYLTQRKKLGCQKDDITLTVSADGSPVFKSTNYSIWPVHLTVNELPPHRRWSNIICALLWYGTKHPDMTLVLEAFAEQMNELSTEGICWNVNGRQVHSKVSCVSLKYCTYSVLFYSRSYIDVVLGMQMTAFSNFLGVLHNCCC